One Parashewanella spongiae genomic window, AATCGTCACTAGAATATAACTAGAGACAGGTAAAAAACTCAGTAACAAAAATACAGGTAAAGCCGCTAATGTGCCAAATGTTCCCGGCGCTTTTGCTGCCAAACCACTTCCAAAACCCAAGGCTAAAAAATGTATTGGATTCTTTAGTGACAGCTTTTTTACATGAGTATCTTGAGTAAATAGATTCATCAGAAATGTTTAAATCCGTTTTGCTGAGGAACATAAGTTCTACCATCAAATGATAGCTCTAAGTCTCTACCTGCCGTTATTTGCCCTACTCTAGTGTAATTAACACCAGCATAATTTAGCGATGCGGTTAAAGCACCAACTTTAGCATCTGGAACCGTAAATAATAATTCGTAATCTTCTCCACCAGCCAGAGCATATTCAATTGCCTGTTCTTGCCCAACTGATGATATTAGCGCCTTTGAAAGCGGTAATTGGTCAACATTAATTATCGCTCCAACCTCAGATGATTTTAAAACATGCTGGATATCCGAAATTAATCCGTCCGATAAATCAATTGCGCTGGAAGCTATTCCTCGAAGCGATTGCCCTGCTAACATTCTTGGTGTTGGTCTGTAGTGTCTACCAATCAAATACTCTTTATTTTCGCTTTCAGCATCTCGGTTACCAAGCAAAATATCTAAACCGAGTGCGGAATCACCAAGTGTTCCAGTGACATAAACCCAATCACCCACGCCCGCCCCACCGCGCGTTAAAGCCATGCTTTCAGGTACTTGACCATTAACCGTAATCGTAATGCTTCTAGCGCCACGAGTCGTGTCACCACCTACTAGTGAGATATTATAGTATTCAGCAATTTCATACAGACCTTCACAATATTGTTTCAGCCAGCTTTCATCGATTTCAGGTAGCGTTAACGCTAAGGTCATCCATGCTGGCTCGGCTCCCATTGAAGCAAGATCTGAGAGATTTACTGCTAATGATTTAAACCCTACATCAGCCGCAGGCATATCCGAGAGGAAGTGTGTGCCTTCGGCGAAGGTATCACAGGAAATAGCAATAACTTTGTCATCAGCAGGTTGGACTAGCGCACAGTCGTCACCAACACCTAGTACTACATCTTTTCGCATCGGCCCTTGGCCTGCAAAATATTGTTCAATAATTTGAAATTCTTTCACTTTGAGTTCCGCTACAACAAGAGAATAATTTTGTAAGACTGCAACTATAGATCAGATATAAAACTTTGCTAAAAAAAACGGCATCCTAAGATACCGTTTTAAATATTATTTGCGTTTTTTGCCTGCGAGCTTATCTAGCACACCATTCACAAATTTATGACTATCATCTGCACCAAAGACTTTGGCGAGTTCGATAGCTTCATTAATCGCTACTTTATACGGTACATCCTTACGGAATGTAAGTTCAAAAGTAGCTAAGCGAACAATCGCCTTTTCGACTGGAGAAACATCTTCAACATCACGGTCAAGATGTGGTGCGTACAATTCATCTAATTTAGATGCTTTGCTCGCGACTCCAGAAAGTAACTCTTTAAAATAGCTAACATCAACACCTTTGATGTCTTGCTCTGTTAAGAACTCGTGTTCAACATCGGCAGTATTGTTGCTACTTAATTGCCAAGAGTAAATGGCTTGAACCGCAAGACGGCGTGCTTTGCGGCGCTCTGAAGGCTTCATGTTAATTCCTACTTAATTACAGCTGTTGCTCTAGTGCTTCTAAAACATTAACCATTTCCAACACGCTTAGGGCAGCTTCTCCACCTTTATTGCCTGCTTTAGTACCAGCACGCTCAATTGCTTGCTCTATGGTGTCAGTTGTGAGTACACCAAAAGCAACAGGTGTATCAAACTCTAAAGAAACTTGGGCTAAACCTTTATTGCATTCGCCTGCAACAAGATCAAAATGCGGGGTACCGCCTCGAATTACAGCACCTAGGGCAATAATACCGTCGAATTTACCACTTGCAGCAACACGTCGTGCCGCGAGCGGAAGTTCAACAGCACCAGGAACACGTACAACTGTGATATTGTCATCATTGACATTGCCAAAACGCTTTAGGGTATCAAGAGCTCCGTCCAACAAGCTTTCAACAATAAAACTGTTAAAGCGTGAAATTACGATGGCTACTTTAGCGTTTTTTGCTTCGATATTACCTTCAACTACGTTCATCTTTTTACCTAAGTTAGTACGCACCCGACAGGGCTGAAAATTAGCGCAATGATAGCATATTTCTAGCCCGAGTCTTGATGCAAATTACCAGAATTTAACTTTATACTAATTACAGTAATTTATCTCTCACTCAGCAAGAGATAAAGGTTTTCAGTACAAGGCGCATGTTCAAAGTACTATATACCCTAATGGCCGCCATACAAAGCTGGCGTTCAACGCACTTCGTGCTTTTGTCGGGATAATTCAAGAACGTGCAACGCAGTAATGGAAACCTTTAGCCTTGCCCTTCGGGAACTTGTATGCGCACACTTTAGTTCATAAAGAATACTTCACAAAATTATCTCAACGTAGCAATGTAATAACAACAGTTTTGTATGTCGGTAATAACTATGTTTTCACCAATTTCGTTTGTACTTTGTGTGCATACATAGCTCTGAGTTGAACATTTAATTACTATATATTGGTATTAGGGTCTGTTGATCTTTCAGGATTAAATTTTGTGCTATTTGAGCATTTATCTGTTCAAGGCGTGAGCAGTGATGCTTAGCCATCTAAGTGAGCTGGTCACAACACAGAACAGTGAATGCTCAAAAGCATCGAAGACAGCGTAAATTGGTCGCTCTTTCTAAATCAAAGGTGCTGCGTTATCGTTTTCTTATTTGGAAACGAAGTAACGACAGTTTTGTATGTCGATAATAACCAAACCTCACAAACTCTGCCTTGCATAAAATAACCAATTTATCGCTGCAAAAACAATCACGAAAGATCAACAGACCCTAGTCTATTTTCATCAGTAACAAATTTATTCTGAAATATACTCAGTCACTTCTAGCCCAAAGCCTGAAAGTGAGTGATAACGCTTTGGTGAGCTGAGCAAGCGCATTGTTGTTACCCCTAAAGAAGACAAAATTTGCGAACCAACGCCAACACGACGAGACGTACCTTGCCATTTAGCCGCCGGTTGTTGACCATTGTCTTCAGCTTCAAACGCTTTCACTTTGTTGAGTACACTTTCAGGTGTTTCGTAGTTGCTGAGTAAAACTAATACTCCGCCTTCTTCAGCAATACGTTCCATTGCTTTATCAATCGGCCAGCTACGCTCTTGACTGCGCTCTGAGAACAACAAATCATTAAAAGTATTTTGTAAATGTACTCGCACTAATGAGTTAGCCGTTACTTCACCTTTAACTAATGCAAAATGGATTTGATTATCAATGGTATCGCGGAAAGTGATCATCTTAAAATCACCAAATCGGGTTGGTAACTTACACTCAGACTCATTGATGATAGTAGTTTCTTTAGTGTTTCGGTACTCAATTAAATCAGCAATAGTACCAATTTTAATACCGTGCTTTTCTGAGAAGATTTCTAAATCAGGACAACGTGCCATTGAGCCGTCATCTTTTAGAATTTCAACAATCACACCTGAAGGCTCTAGCCCTGCAAGCCTTGCCAAATCACAACCTGCTTCTGTGTGACCTGCACGAACCAATACGCCACCTTCTTGTGCCATCAGTGGGAATATGTGTCCTGGCTGAACAAGATCAGCGGCCTTCGCGTCCTTAGCTACTGCGGCTTTAACAGTTACCGCACGGTCATGTGCAGAAATACCTGTTGTTACACCTTGTGCAGCTTCAATTGATACTGTGAAATTAGTGGAAAACTGAGCATTGTTATTATCAACCATCAACGGGATGTTTAATTGCTTACAACGACTTTCTGTCATTGTTTGGCAAATTAAACCTCGCCCATGAGTCGCCATGAAGTTAATGGCCTCTGGTGTGACCAATTCGGCGGCCATGATCAAGTCGCCTTCATTTTCTCTGTCCTCATCGTCCATCAAAATAACCATTTTACCTTGACGGATGTCTTCGATGATTTCTTCTATGCTGTGTAACGCCATGTTCTGACCTTTAATTTTAAGTAATACTGAACCCAAGACGTAAATGATTGCTCGTAAGCCTTAGGTTATACCATTTTGATAAGCCTGAGCTCGGGATAATGAAATCTACCACTCATTGTTTCATCGCGTAACCAACTGTAATAGCAAGCCTATTTCAGAGAAGCACAACACTTGAATAGGCAAAATAGCTGTGCTGTAGAGGTTTGCTTATCCAGAGTTCAGCTTGATTAATTTCAAAGCTAGCGCATAAAGCCTGCTTTGGCTAATGACTCAATAGTCAGGCCAGTCTGGGTTTTAGGTTCGTCTTTTTTGCCAAGCATTAATCGCTCTAAATAGCGCGCCACAAGATCAACTTCAATGTTAACCATACCGCCCACTTGAGCGTCCACTAAATTAGTTTCATCAAGTGTATGAGGCACAATGGTCAGCCTAAATTTACAACCATTCACCTCGTTCACCGTTAAACTGATTCCGTCAATGGTAATTGAGCCTTTGTGCGCAATATAATGAGCCAATTCTTTTGGCGCAGATAACCAAAACTCAATAGCTTTGCCACGTAATTCACGTAGTTCAATTTTAGCAATACCATCAACATGTCCTGAAACAAGATGACCACCTAAACGCGTTGTCGCAGTAACCGCTTTTTCCAAGTTCACTTTCTGCCCAACTTTGTAATGAGCAAAACCCGTTAATGCAACAGTTTCGGCGGATACATCAGCCACATAGCCATCACTGTTTTTTTGAACGACGGTTAGACAGACACCATTTGTAGCAATACTGTCTCCAAGTTGAACGTCAGTGAGATCAAGTTTTCCACTCGAAATCGTTAAACGTATATCATTTGATTGACGTACAATTTTGCTGATATGACCTACAGCTTCGATGATCCCGGTAAACATTTATCTCACCTTTACAACTTTTTGCTGGTTAACTTAAAACGAAAACAGCGATCTTCACCAATTTTTCGTTCATCGAGTAATGTAATTTCTGGCGTTTGGCTCATTTGCAGATAATCAGGCAAAGTTAAACAACTTCGCCCTTGGCTACCTAATAATATTGGCGCTTGATAAAGCCAGAGCTCATCTGCCAAAGCTTGTTCAATTACGGCTCCTGCCAAAGTAGCACCTGCTTCAATGAGCACTGAATTGCAATCCTTACCAAGGTGTTTAAATAACGACTTTAAATCTACCCGACCATTTAAAGAGGGTAATAATAAACACTCCACATGGCTTGGTTTCGAGTTTATAAATTCTGCAGAATATGGCTGAGTAGAAACCAACAAAATAGGCGTTTTGGTCAAAAAAAGTTTGGCTGATAATGAGATCTGGCAATTGGAATCGAGCACGACTCGTAACGGCTGTAAAATTGCGGTTTCAGCTAAAGATTCGGACAATTCGCCTAGCTCATTATGACGAACATTCAAACTACAATCATCTTCTATAACTGTATTGATACCTGTCACAATCGCGCAATGTCGTAAGCGAAGTCGTTGTACATCTCGACGTGACGCCGCAGCTGTAATCCATTTCGATATACCGTTAGATAAAGCTGTTTTACCATCAATACTAGCCGCAACCTTGACGCTCACGTATGGCATCCCTGTTTCCATTCGCTTCATAAAACCATCATTTACGGCTATGGCCTCATTTTGATACAAACCGACATCTACGTGGATACCTGCTTCACGTAATAAAGCAATACCTTTGCCAGCCACATTCGGATTTGGATCTTGCACTGCAACAACAACACGAGAAACTTTTGCATGGATTAGAGCTAACGCGCAAGGAGGGGTTCGCCCAAAATGACTGCATGGTTCTAGAGTGACGTAAGCCGTTGCACCACGTGCGCTTTCATTAGGATCAGTATTGGAATGGATATTGGATTTTGCTTGTTCGAGTGCATGAACTTCGGCGTGAGGCTCTCCTGCCTTTTTATGGAAACCTTCACCTATGACTTTTTGTCCAAGAGTCAGAACACAACCGACATTAGGATTCGGCCGAGTGGTATATCTGCCTTTTCGAGCCAACTGAAGTGCCCGAGTCATCATTTGTCTATCAAAAGTTGACCACATGCTCATTCTATCATTTCCAAGAA contains:
- a CDS encoding riboflavin synthase, with the translated sequence MFTGIIEAVGHISKIVRQSNDIRLTISSGKLDLTDVQLGDSIATNGVCLTVVQKNSDGYVADVSAETVALTGFAHYKVGQKVNLEKAVTATTRLGGHLVSGHVDGIAKIELRELRGKAIEFWLSAPKELAHYIAHKGSITIDGISLTVNEVNGCKFRLTIVPHTLDETNLVDAQVGGMVNIEVDLVARYLERLMLGKKDEPKTQTGLTIESLAKAGFMR
- the ribD gene encoding bifunctional diaminohydroxyphosphoribosylaminopyrimidine deaminase/5-amino-6-(5-phosphoribosylamino)uracil reductase RibD → MWSTFDRQMMTRALQLARKGRYTTRPNPNVGCVLTLGQKVIGEGFHKKAGEPHAEVHALEQAKSNIHSNTDPNESARGATAYVTLEPCSHFGRTPPCALALIHAKVSRVVVAVQDPNPNVAGKGIALLREAGIHVDVGLYQNEAIAVNDGFMKRMETGMPYVSVKVAASIDGKTALSNGISKWITAAASRRDVQRLRLRHCAIVTGINTVIEDDCSLNVRHNELGELSESLAETAILQPLRVVLDSNCQISLSAKLFLTKTPILLVSTQPYSAEFINSKPSHVECLLLPSLNGRVDLKSLFKHLGKDCNSVLIEAGATLAGAVIEQALADELWLYQAPILLGSQGRSCLTLPDYLQMSQTPEITLLDERKIGEDRCFRFKLTSKKL
- the ribH gene encoding 6,7-dimethyl-8-ribityllumazine synthase yields the protein MNVVEGNIEAKNAKVAIVISRFNSFIVESLLDGALDTLKRFGNVNDDNITVVRVPGAVELPLAARRVAASGKFDGIIALGAVIRGGTPHFDLVAGECNKGLAQVSLEFDTPVAFGVLTTDTIEQAIERAGTKAGNKGGEAALSVLEMVNVLEALEQQL
- the ribBA gene encoding bifunctional 3,4-dihydroxy-2-butanone-4-phosphate synthase/GTP cyclohydrolase II, whose translation is MALHSIEEIIEDIRQGKMVILMDDEDRENEGDLIMAAELVTPEAINFMATHGRGLICQTMTESRCKQLNIPLMVDNNNAQFSTNFTVSIEAAQGVTTGISAHDRAVTVKAAVAKDAKAADLVQPGHIFPLMAQEGGVLVRAGHTEAGCDLARLAGLEPSGVIVEILKDDGSMARCPDLEIFSEKHGIKIGTIADLIEYRNTKETTIINESECKLPTRFGDFKMITFRDTIDNQIHFALVKGEVTANSLVRVHLQNTFNDLLFSERSQERSWPIDKAMERIAEEGGVLVLLSNYETPESVLNKVKAFEAEDNGQQPAAKWQGTSRRVGVGSQILSSLGVTTMRLLSSPKRYHSLSGFGLEVTEYISE
- the thiL gene encoding thiamine-phosphate kinase yields the protein MKEFQIIEQYFAGQGPMRKDVVLGVGDDCALVQPADDKVIAISCDTFAEGTHFLSDMPAADVGFKSLAVNLSDLASMGAEPAWMTLALTLPEIDESWLKQYCEGLYEIAEYYNISLVGGDTTRGARSITITVNGQVPESMALTRGGAGVGDWVYVTGTLGDSALGLDILLGNRDAESENKEYLIGRHYRPTPRMLAGQSLRGIASSAIDLSDGLISDIQHVLKSSEVGAIINVDQLPLSKALISSVGQEQAIEYALAGGEDYELLFTVPDAKVGALTASLNYAGVNYTRVGQITAGRDLELSFDGRTYVPQQNGFKHF
- the nusB gene encoding transcription antitermination factor NusB, translating into MKPSERRKARRLAVQAIYSWQLSSNNTADVEHEFLTEQDIKGVDVSYFKELLSGVASKASKLDELYAPHLDRDVEDVSPVEKAIVRLATFELTFRKDVPYKVAINEAIELAKVFGADDSHKFVNGVLDKLAGKKRK